Proteins encoded by one window of Pseudomonas sp. PSKL.D1:
- the fliL gene encoding flagellar basal body-associated protein FliL, which translates to MAKSDAVKDPATKGKLKLILLLVLALLLAVGLSVGATWFFMHKSEPAPAADAAVTSVKPAAIYEPLAPAFVVNFNQNGRQRYMQVSITMQGRSQADLDALKVHMPVIRNNLVMMFSGQGFDTLASSPVGQEMLRQKATAVVQEVAQKEVGKPVVDQLLFTNFVLQ; encoded by the coding sequence ATGGCGAAGAGCGACGCAGTGAAAGACCCCGCCACTAAAGGCAAACTCAAGCTGATCCTGCTGCTGGTGCTGGCCCTGCTGCTGGCGGTCGGCCTTTCGGTGGGCGCCACCTGGTTCTTCATGCACAAGAGCGAGCCGGCCCCGGCTGCCGATGCGGCGGTGACCAGCGTCAAACCGGCGGCCATCTACGAGCCGCTGGCCCCGGCTTTTGTCGTCAACTTCAACCAGAACGGCCGCCAGCGCTACATGCAGGTGAGCATCACCATGCAGGGCCGCAGCCAGGCTGATCTGGACGCGCTGAAAGTGCACATGCCGGTGATCCGCAACAACCTGGTGATGATGTTCTCCGGGCAGGGTTTCGACACCCTGGCGAGCAGCCCGGTGGGCCAGGAGATGCTGCGCCAGAAAGCGACTGCCGTTGTGCAGGAAGTGGCGCAGAAGGAAGTCGGCAAACCGGTGGTCGACCAGTTGCTGTTCACCAATTTCGTATTGCAGTAG
- the fliM gene encoding flagellar motor switch protein FliM, which produces MAVQDLLSQDEIDALLHGVDDGLVQTESAGEPGGIKSYDLTSQDRIVRGRMPTLEMINERFARYTRISMFNLLRRSADVAVGGVQVMKFGEYVHSLYVPTSLNLVKIKPLRGTSLFILDAKLVFKLVDNFFGGDGRHAKIEGREFTPTELRVVRMVLDQCFVDLKEAWQAIMPVNFEYMNSEVNPAMANIVGPSEAVVVSTFHIELDGGGGDLHVTMPYSMIEPVREMLDAGFQSDLDDQDERWVKALREDVMDVAVPVTATVARRQLKLRDILHMQAGDVIPVELPEHLVLRANGVPSFKARLGSHKGNLALQIIDPIERR; this is translated from the coding sequence ATGGCCGTACAGGACCTGCTGTCCCAGGATGAAATCGATGCCCTCTTGCATGGCGTCGACGATGGTCTGGTGCAGACCGAAAGCGCCGGCGAACCCGGCGGTATCAAAAGCTATGACCTGACCAGCCAGGATCGGATCGTGCGGGGTCGCATGCCGACCCTCGAAATGATCAACGAACGCTTCGCCCGCTACACCCGCATCAGCATGTTCAACCTGCTGCGCCGTTCGGCCGATGTGGCCGTGGGCGGCGTGCAGGTGATGAAGTTCGGCGAGTACGTGCACTCGCTGTACGTGCCTACCAGCCTCAACCTGGTGAAGATCAAACCGTTGCGTGGCACTTCGCTGTTCATCCTCGACGCCAAGCTGGTGTTCAAGCTGGTGGACAACTTCTTTGGCGGCGATGGCCGCCACGCCAAGATCGAAGGCCGCGAATTCACCCCCACCGAGCTGCGCGTAGTGCGCATGGTGCTGGACCAGTGCTTCGTCGACCTGAAAGAAGCCTGGCAGGCCATCATGCCGGTCAACTTCGAGTACATGAACTCCGAGGTCAACCCCGCCATGGCCAACATCGTCGGGCCGAGCGAGGCGGTGGTGGTGTCCACCTTCCACATCGAACTGGACGGCGGTGGCGGCGACCTGCATGTCACCATGCCGTACTCGATGATCGAGCCGGTGCGCGAAATGCTCGATGCCGGTTTCCAGTCCGACCTGGACGACCAGGACGAGCGTTGGGTCAAGGCCCTGCGCGAAGACGTGATGGATGTTGCCGTGCCGGTCACCGCCACCGTCGCCCGCCGCCAGCTCAAGTTGCGCGACATCCTGCACATGCAGGCCGGCGACGTGATCCCGGTGGAGCTGCCCGAGCACTTGGTGCTACGCGCCAACGGCGTGCCCTCGTTCAAGGCGCGGCTGGGTTCGCACAAGGGCAACCTGGCCCTGCAGATCATCGACCCGATCGAACGCCGCTGA